The following nucleotide sequence is from Tardiphaga sp. 709.
CCAAGCGCGCCACCGATCAACAACGCGATGCCGAGCAGCGACGTCGCGATGGGCCGGCGGATGAAGGGTTCCGAGACGCTCATGACTGTGCGCTCTTTGGTATCGAAATCATCAACTCAAGCGATCGATCGTGCGAACATCATGGCTACTTCGCTCCCGATGGCGCAGCGCTCGGGCTGGCTGGAGGCGGCGTCTGGCCAATCGGCGCCTGCGGATTGCCCTGGCCGCTCGCGCCACCCGAATTCTGGCCACGCTTGCCACGACGTTCGCCGGCATCATTGCCCTTGCCCCCGCCACGCTTGCGTGGTGCCAAGTCGGCGGTCGGTTCCTGATCGTTGGTGCCGACAGAAACCTTCGATCCTTCTGCGAGATTGGCAAAGCCCGTGGTGACAACACGCTCGGTCGCCGACAGGCCCTTGGCGATGACGGCCGTGGTCTCGTTCTGCTGCGTAACGGTGACCGGCACCGCCTTGACGATGTCGCCCTCCTCGATCACGTAACTGAACGTGCCGGCGGGACCGCGTTGCACGGCCGAGGTCGGCACCACCATCGCATCCTTCACTGTCTCGACTTTCAGCCGCACATTGACGAACTGGCCGGGCCAGAGCTGATAATTCGGGTTCGGGAATTCGGCCTTCAGCTTCACGGTGCCCGTGGTGGTATCGACCTGATTGTCGATGCCGGTGAGCGTACCGGTATCGATGACGGTGACGCCGTCATTGCCGAACACGTCGACCATCAGCGTGCCCTTGGCAGCAGCGGCATTGGCGCGGACGATCTGCTGCTGCGGCAGGCTGAACACTACGGCGATGGGCTGCAGCTGCGTGATCACCACGAGGCCCGTGGTATCGGAGGCGTGGATGATGTTGCCCTGATCGACCTGACGCAGGCCGGCCCGGCCAGAGAGCGGCGCGATGATCTTGGTGTAGCTCAGCGTTGCGGCGGCATTGTCGATGGCAGCCTGATCGGCATTCACCAGCGCCTCCTGCTGGGCAACAAGCGACTTCTGGGTGTCGGCCTGCTGCTTGGAGCCGGCGTTTGACGTTGCGAGCTGCTGGTAGCGGATCAGGTCGAGCCGCGCATTGGCCAGCGTCGCCTCGTCCTGCGCTTTCTTGGCGACGGCCTGATCGTACAGCGCCTTGTAGAGCACCGGGTCAATCTCGCCGAGCACATCGCCCGCCTTGACGTCCTGGCCTTCCTTGAAATTGACCTTGATCAGCTTGCCGTCGACCTGTGCGCGCACCGTGACATTGTTCAAGGCCTTCACCGAGCCGACGCCATCGAGATAGACCGGCACGTCCTGGATCTTCGGCGTCGCCGCGAGCACCGGCACCGTCATCATGTCCGGCCGGAAACCGCCGCGGTTGGCGGTCTGACGCTGCTGGAAGGCGTTCCAGCCGATATAGCCGAGCCCGCCGAGGATCAGCAGCGTCACGGCGATCGACACCGTGCGTCGGCGCGCCTTGCCGGCGACCTTGGCGACACCATCGCCCGTCGCTTTCGCGGCCTCTTTCAACTCCGGCTTAAAGAGCATTGACCGGTCTTTCCATTTTCGGCTCCCAGCCGCCCCCCAGCGCCTGATAGAGGCTGATGATCGCCTGCAGCCGCGCCAGTTGCGCCTGCGACAGGACATCTTCCGCCTGGAACAGTGTCAGTTGGGTGTTTAGCACAGTTACGATGTCAGCGGTTCCGGCGCGCAATTGCTGCTCGGACAGTTCGAAAGCCCGCTTCGACGCGCGGACCACCTCGCGTTGCAGCCGCAACCGCTCGGTGGTCTGGCGGATCGCGACCAGCGCGTTGTCGACGTCGGCAAAGGACTGGACGACGGTCTTTCGATAGGTCTGCAGGAGCTCGTCCTGCCGCGCCTGGGTCAGTTCGAAATTGCCCTGGATGCGCCCGCCATCGAAAATCGGCTGGGTCAGGCCGCCGACGAGGCTGAAGAAGGCGGCGTTGGGTTGGAACAGCGAGGCCAGTGCAGCGCTCTGATAACCGCCCGAGCCGGTCAACTGGATACTCGGAAAGAACTGCGCCCGGGCGCTGCCGACATTGGCCGTGGCCGAGGCCAATTGCGCCTCCTGCCGGCGGATATCCGGCCGCTGGGTCAGCAGTTCCGACGGCAGGCCGGGCGTGACGCGCGGGGCTGCGATATTGTTCAGCGAGCCGCCGGCCACGCGCACGCTTTCAGGGGGCCGGGACACTAGCGTCGCTAGCGCATTGACGTTCTGCGCCAGCGTGGTGCGCAGCGGCGGCACCGCAGCGCGCTGATTGGCCAGCACGCTTTCCTGCTGCGCGACATCGAGATCGGTGCCGGTGCCGGCACTGAAGCGCTGTTTGATCGCATCAAGGATGCGCTGCGCGCTGGCGATGTTGCGCTCCGCCGTGCGAATGCGGTCCTGCGAGGTCAGCACCTGGAAATACGCATTGGCGACCGCCGCCATAGTGGTCAGCGCCACCACGTCGCGGTCGAAACGATTGGCCGTCGAGGTCTCTTCCGCAGCCAGCGCCGCGTCGCGGTTCTTGCCCCAGAAATCGATCTCGTAGCTTGCCGAGAGCGAGGCCGAATAGGTCACCACCTCGCGGCCGCCATTGGTCAGGCCGCTGGAGCTTGAGCCCGAGGTCCGCGAATAGGTCTCCTGCCCGCTGCCGCTCACGCTGGGCAGCAGCGCGGCGCCGGTGATTCGGGCCTGGGCGTCCGCCTGCATGATTCGCGATGTTGCCGCAGCGATATCGAGGTTGACCGTCTGGGCCTCCTCCATCAGCTGCGTCAGTTCCCTGGAGCGAAAGCCGCGCCACCAGTCCAGTGTCGGCGTGGCGCCGTTCGGATTGGCCAGCCGTGCCGCCTTATAGCCCTCGGGAATATCGAGCGCCGGATCAGGCAGATCCTTGGTCAAAATGCATCCTACCGAACTGGCAGCAACGGCAAAGGCGATGACCGAACGCCCGATCTTTTTCGCGAAGACGAGATTCACCGCACGAACATCCGGACAAGGCTCCGCCGCGCGCGCTTTGCGCCGAGATTCGGGGCGTTGGGGTATGCAGCCTGAGACACGTTCACCGGGTGATGCTGGTCAATGAAGCGAGCCCGCATTCTAGCGGCCCAATCATCCTGCGGACAGTGTTCTTACGTGTCGCAACGTGCAAGCGGCACGGATGCTCGACGCCGGCGAATGAGCGGATTTGCACAGATTCTCCCGATTTTGTGGGGCTTTTTGGTCCCTGACAGACGCACCGGCAGATCAGGCTTACGAAGATTTCATGTGTTCATTTGTTGCTGACGCCCGGATTGCGTTCCCCTGTGCCACCGGCACCGTTTTGAAACCCGCCGGGATGTGATGCATGCGCTGCTCAAGCCCATGGGCCGTCGCTTCAGTTGCCGCGTGAAGAGCGGTTGATCGATCACGATCGGCTTGACGATGCGGACCGGATGCCACTGCCGTTCGGCGTCAATCGTGCCGCGTGAAGCAGGCCATGCAAGAAATACCCGCTTGGCGAGCAAACAAGGCCGCGCTTATACTCCTGCAAAATCGTCCGCGCGTTGACCGGATTTCGCAGCGCACAAAGATGATCCTGTTCGACAGAAGAGCGGCGGCCACATCCTTCTATGCGACTTGAATTCGGGCACAGAACCACGAACTCCCCTGGATCTGCACATGTCTGATCTGATCGTTCTCACTCCGGAAAATGTCGACAAGGCGCTGCCGGATCTGCCGCGCATCGTCCGGCTGGCATTGGGCTTCGGCTCGCGTCTGCGCCGCGGCACGCTCGACGTGACACTCCCCGATGGCCGGCGTGTCCGCCTCGGTGGTATGGAACCCGGTCCCGCGGCGGAGATGACGATCACCAGCTATGCGTTCGCGTCGCGTCTTGTGAATGGCGGCGATATCGGCATCGCGGAAGCCTATCTACATCGCGAATGGGACACGCCGGATCTCACACAATTCCTGTATCTGTTCTGCGTCAATCACGATCTCATTCAGATGATGCTCGGCAACAATCCGCTGATGCGCTTCGTCCAGATCGTTCGCCATTGGTTCAACCGCAACACCAAGCGGCAAGCTCGCAAGAACATCTACGCGCACTACGACATCGGCAACGCGTTCTATTCCGCGTGGCTCGATCCGAGCATGACTTATTCGTCGGCGATTTTTGAGGACGGCGCGCAGGATCTCACCGCCGCACAGAACAACAAATATCGCCGGCTTGCAGAAGCAATCGATCTGAAGCCCGGCCAGAAAGTGTTGGAGATCGGCTGCGGCTGGGGTGGCTTTGCCGAATATGCCGCGAAGAACTACGGCGCGCATGTCACCGGCCTCACCATCTCGACCGAGCAGCGCGATTTCGCGCGCAAGCGAATGCAGAACGCGGGCCTTGGCGACAAGGTCGAGATCAAGTTTCAGGACTATCGCGACGAACGTGGACAGTATGACCGCATCGCTTCGATCGAGATGATCGAGGCCGTCGGCGAACAGTTCTGGCCGCAATATTTCTCACAATTGCGCGACCGGCTGCTGCCCGGCGGATTGATCGGTATCCAGGCCATCACGATCCAGGACAAGTTCTTCCAGACCTATCGGCGCGAGGTCGACTTCATTCAGCGCTACGTCTTTCCCGGCGGCATGCTGCCGTCGCCGGAAATCCTGAAATCCCTCGGGGCCAGATACGGCGTTCCTGTCATCAAGGAGCGCATATTCGGACTGGATTATGCCAAGACGCTGGCCACCTGGAGAGATAGTTTCCGCGCGGCTTGGCCAAGCCTGACGCCCCTCGGCTTCGACGACCGGTTCCGGCGGCTCTGGGAATACTACCTGGCCTATTGCGAGGCCGGTTTCCTGTCGGGGAATATCGACGTCCGTCAGGTCGTATTCGCAAAAGCCCCATAGCCCGCGCTCTGGACTTTCCGCCCTGCGGCACCAGATCTTGGGACCGGCCCCTTCCCTTGTCTGGCCCGGCGGCCTCCACTAGGGTCGCCGCGAGATCGATAACCCGAGCGAAGAATTTCAGCACCATGACCTTCAACAAAGACGTCGTCGAGGCGATCGGCAACACGCCTCTGATCAAGCTGAAGCGCGCATCCGAACTGACCGGCTGCACCATTCTCGGCAAGGCCGAGTTCATGAATCCCGGCCAGTCGGTGAAGGACCGGGCGGGCAAATGGATGATCCTTGAAGCCGAGAAGCACGGCGATCTGAAGCCCGGCGGTCTCATTGTCGAGTCGACTGCGGGCAATACCGGTATCGGTCTCGCCGTGGTGGCGAGCGCGCGCGGCTATCGCACGCTGATCGTGATCCCGGAGACGCAGAGCCAGGAAAAGAAAGATATGCTGCGGCTCAACGGCGCCGAGCTGATCGAAGTGCCCGCGCTGCCGTTCGCCAATCCGAACAACTATCAGCATGTCGGACGACGGCTCGCAGATCAGCTGCGCAAGACCGAGCCGAACGGCGTTCTGTTTGCCGACCAGTGGAACAATCTCGACAATGCCAAAGCCCATTATGAATCGACGGGCCCCGAGATCTGGGAGCAGACTGGCGGCAAGGTGGACGGCTTCATTTCGGCAGTCGGTACCGGCGGCACGCTAGCCGGCACGAGCCGCTACCTGAAGGAAAAGAACAACAACATTGTTACGGCCTGCGCCGATCCAAATGGCTTTGCGATGTATAACTGGTTCAAGCATGGCGAAGCCAAGTCCACACCCGGCGATTCCATCACGGAAGGCATCGGGATTGGCCGCGTGACGCCGGTCATCGAGACCGCGAAGGTCGATACCGCCTTCTTGATCCCTGACGAGGAAGCGGTCGCCGTCATCTACGACCTGCTCCAGCACGAAGGCCTCTGTCTCGGCGGCTCGACCGGAATTAACATCGCCGGCGCGATCCGTCTCGCAAAGGAGTTGGGACCAGGCAAGACCATCGTCACCCTTCTCTGCGACTCCGGCGGCCGCTATCAGTCGAAACTGTTCAATCCCGACTTCATGCGCAGCAAGAACCTGCCGGTGCCGGCATGGCTGGAGACGAAGAGCGATATCTCGGTGCCGTTCGAGAAAGTCTGAGGCGCAAGGCCTCAGCGGAGAATCTGGCTCAGGAACAGCTTCGTCCGCGCATGCTGCGGATTGGCGAAGAACTTGTCCGGTGTATTCGCCTCGATGATCTGCCCGGCATCCATGAATACGACGCGGCTGGCGACTTCCCTGGCAAAGCCCATCTCGTGCGTGACCACCAGCATGGTCATGCCCTCGCCGGCGAGATCGACCATCGTATCCAGCACTTCCTTGACCATTTCCGGGTCCAGCGCCGATGTCGGCTCGTCGAACAGCATGACCTTCGGCGTCATCGTCAGCGCCCGCGCGATCGCCACACGCTGCTGCTGGCCACCGGAGAGCTGACCAGGATAGGCATTGGCCTTGTCCGGAATGCGCACCCGCTCCAGATACTTCATCGCCGCAGCATCGGCGTCCTTCTTCGGCATATGCCGTACCCAGATCGGCGCCAACGTGCAGTTTTCAAGCACGGTCAGATGCGGAAACAGATTGAAGCTCTGGAACACCATCCCGACGTCACGCCTGATATCGTCGATGCGGCGCAGGTTGGGACCGAGTTCGATGCCGTCAACCGTGATGCGGCCTTCCTGAAACTCCTCCAGCGCATTGATGCAGCGGATCAGCGTCGATTTGCCCGAGCCCGATGGCCCGCAGATCACGATGCGCTCGCTGCGGCCGACCGCAAGATCGATGTCGCGCAGTACGTGGAAATCGCCAAACCATTTGTTGAGGCCGGCAACCGAGACGATGGGATTCACGGATACGGACATGTTACCTCAACTGCGTCGATGCACATTGAGCCGGTGCTCGACGAATAGCGAATAGCGCGAGATGCCGAAGCACATCACGAAATACATGATGCCGGTAAAGGCAAAACCGGTGAACAAGGTCGTCGGAGTCGACCAGTTCGGATCGGCAAAGGATGCGCGGAGCTGACCGAGCAGATCGAATAGCGCGACGATGGACACCAGCGATGTATCCTTCAAAAGCGCGATGAAGCTGTTGACGAGGCCGGGAATGACATGGCGCAGCGCTTGCGGCATCACCACCAGACGCGTGGTCTTCCACCAGGACAGGCCCAGCGCACTTGCCGCCTCCGCCTGACCGCGCGGGATCGCCTGCAGTCCGCCGCGGATCACCTCGGCATTGTAGGCACCGGCAAACAGCGCAATGCCGATCAGCGCACGCACCAGCCCATCGACAGTGAAATTGCCAGGCAGGAACAGCGGCAGCATATAAGTCGCAAAGAACAGCACGGTGATCAACGGCACGCCGCGCCAGAATTCGATGAAGGCAATCGAGAACAGCCGGATCAACGGAATGGTCGAGCGTCGGCCAAGTGCCAGCGCGATGCCAACGGGCATCGACGTGACGATGCCGGTGATCGACACCACCAGCGTCACCAGCAAGCCGCCCCACAGCCGCGTATCGACGATCGGCAATCCGCCGCGATCGAGCCGCAGCAAGGCGATGACGGCGGCGACGCCAATAAAGATGAAAATCGTGCTTGCGAGCGCGCGCCAGCCGTTGCGGACATGGCCATTCGATAAGAAGACAAGAAGCGAAACGGTAATCGTTGTTGCCGCCAGTTCGAACCAGACGGGTTCACCCCGGTTGACGCCTTCGTTGCGCAGCCAGTCGAACGGCAGCGCGACGAGTTGCAGGCCATCGCCGAATGCCACGATGCCGTTGCCGATTAACCTGAGCAGATCGCCAAAGACAGCAATATCGGACAGAAGGCCCATACTCCTGAGCCTGCGACCGATCTCCGTGATGTGGACCGCAACGGTCGACAGAAAATCCGCGGCCCAACTGATTCCGAAGCCATTGATGCCACCGCCATACAGCAGGAAAAACGCCACGACGGGGAACGCAAGGAAGAACAGTCCGGCATTCACGCTCTTCGCCGGCAGACGCGGGATCAGCAGCGGCAGAAGTAATAGAGCACCGAGCAGGAAAGTGAGATTGACGCGCCAGCGCTCGGGCTCCGGATAAAAGCCGTAGATGAACTGCGTGAATTTGGCCTGCACGAATGGCCAGCAGGCGCCAACGGCGTGGCCAACGTTTTCCGGCAGGCACGCGGTCCGATCTTGCCCCTGCCAGACGGCGTCGATCAGCAGGAATTTGACCGTGGGGGCAATGGTGAACCAGAGCAGCAACAGGCTGACGACAGTCAGCAGAATATTGGTCGGTGAATTCAGCAGCCGTGTCTGCACAAAACCGACGAAACCCGTGCTGCGCACGGGTGCGGCGCGCTCTGCAACCAGTTCTCTTGCAACGAAGCTGGTATTGCTCATGCGCCCATGCTCCGCGAGATCCGCCAGCCATAGGCGCTCATGATGGCGCTCGTGACCAGCGAGATCACGAGATAGACCGCCATGGTGATGGCGATGATCTCGATGGCCTGCCCGGTCTGGCTCATGGTCGTCCCGGCAAAGACCGAGACGAGATCGGGATAGCCGATGGCGACGGCCAGCGACGAGTTCTTGGTGAGGTTGAGATACTGGTTGGTCAGCGGCGGCAGGATCACGCGCATCGCCTGCGGCACCACGATCAGTCGCAGCGTTGCACCCCGGCTGAGTCCGAGCGATGCGCCGGCTTCGCTCTGTCCCTTGTGCACCGACTGGACTCCCGCGCGAACGATCTCGGCGATGAAGGCGGCGGTGTAGGTCGAGAGCGCCAGTGTCAGCGCGACGAACTCCGGCAGCACACGCAGGCCGCCCGAAAAATTAAAACCTCTCAATACCGGATACTCGAATGTCACGGGCGTGCCGAGCACGAGCGCCGTCAGAAGTGGCAAGCCGACCAGCAAGCCCAGGGTCGCTGGCCAGACGGCTATCACACGCCCCTTGGCGAAGAGCTGCTGTCGCGCATAGACGCGCAACACCAGCGCGGCGATGATCGCAACGATCACAGCGACCGCGAACGCCGTGAAAGCCTCCGTGCCGATCGGCTTCGGCAATCCAAAGCCGCGATTGCTGAGAAAGAAACTGTCCAGCAGCGAGATGCTCTGCCGCGGCTGCGGCAGCGTGGCGAGCACGGCGAGATACCAGAACAGGATCTGGAACAGCAGCGGCAGGTTACGGATCAGTTCGACATAGCCGCCGGCGATGCGCGCCAGCAGCCAGTTCGGCGACATCCGGCCGAGCCCGACGATGAAGCCTATGATGGTCGCGAAGAAGATGCCGATCAGCGACACGACCAGCGTATTCACGAGGCCGACGAAGAACACCTGCAGATAGGTATCCGATTCCGAATACGGGATCAGCGCCTGACTGACGGCGAAGCCCGCAGTATTTGACAGGAAACCGAAGCCGGATGCGATCTTCTGCGCGGCCAGATTGCTGCGCGCATTCTCGACGATCTCATAGCCGATCCAGACAAGGGCAGCGACAAACACGATCTGGAGCACAAAGCCGCTCCAGCCCGCCTGCCCGCCCAGCACGCGTCGCAATTTCGCAACGAGCTGCAGCGGCGGTTTTCTGGCTTCGGTCGACGTCGCCACGGGCGATGATGCGCTCAGCGGATCGGCGGTGCGTATTGGATGCCGCCCTTGTTCCAGAGCTGATTCAGTCCGCGCGAGATCCCTAGCTTGGAGCCCGCGCCGACATTGCGATCGAACACCTCGCCGTAATTGCCGGTCGCCTTGATGATGCGTGCGAACCAGTCCTTGGTGAGGCCCAGCGTTTCGCCGAGATTGCCGTCGGTGCCGAAGATACGTTTCAGCTCCGGCTTGTCGGATTTTGCCTGGTCATCGACGTTCTTCTGCGTGATGCCGAGCTCCTCCGCATTGATCATGGCGAACAGCGTCCAGCGCACCACATCGAGCCACTGATCATCGCCATGACGCACCAATGGGCCAAGCGGCTCCTTGGAAATCACCTCAGGCAGAACGGCATGATCGGCAGGCACGGTGAGCTTCAGGCGTTCCGCATAAAGTTGCGAGAGATCAGCGGTGAAGACGTCGCAGCGGCCCGACTCATAGGCCTTGATGGTTTCGTCGGCGGTCGAGAACGCGATGACTTCATACTTCATGTTGTTGCCCTTGAAGTAGTCGGCAACATTCTGCTCGTTGGTGGTGCCGGTCTGCAGGCAGATCGAAGCGCTATTCAGCTCGAGCGCCGAATTAACCTTGAGCGCCTTGCGGACCAGGAAGCCCTGGCCGTCATAGTAATTGATGCCGGCGAAGTTGACGCCAAGCGACGTATCGCGCGACAGCGTCCAGGTCGTGTTGCGCGACAGCACGTCGATTTCGCCGGACTGCAAGGCAGTAAAGC
It contains:
- a CDS encoding efflux RND transporter periplasmic adaptor subunit — its product is MLFKPELKEAAKATGDGVAKVAGKARRRTVSIAVTLLILGGLGYIGWNAFQQRQTANRGGFRPDMMTVPVLAATPKIQDVPVYLDGVGSVKALNNVTVRAQVDGKLIKVNFKEGQDVKAGDVLGEIDPVLYKALYDQAVAKKAQDEATLANARLDLIRYQQLATSNAGSKQQADTQKSLVAQQEALVNADQAAIDNAAATLSYTKIIAPLSGRAGLRQVDQGNIIHASDTTGLVVITQLQPIAVVFSLPQQQIVRANAAAAKGTLMVDVFGNDGVTVIDTGTLTGIDNQVDTTTGTVKLKAEFPNPNYQLWPGQFVNVRLKVETVKDAMVVPTSAVQRGPAGTFSYVIEEGDIVKAVPVTVTQQNETTAVIAKGLSATERVVTTGFANLAEGSKVSVGTNDQEPTADLAPRKRGGGKGNDAGERRGKRGQNSGGASGQGNPQAPIGQTPPPASPSAAPSGAK
- a CDS encoding efflux transporter outer membrane subunit; this encodes MNLVFAKKIGRSVIAFAVAASSVGCILTKDLPDPALDIPEGYKAARLANPNGATPTLDWWRGFRSRELTQLMEEAQTVNLDIAAATSRIMQADAQARITGAALLPSVSGSGQETYSRTSGSSSSGLTNGGREVVTYSASLSASYEIDFWGKNRDAALAAEETSTANRFDRDVVALTTMAAVANAYFQVLTSQDRIRTAERNIASAQRILDAIKQRFSAGTGTDLDVAQQESVLANQRAAVPPLRTTLAQNVNALATLVSRPPESVRVAGGSLNNIAAPRVTPGLPSELLTQRPDIRRQEAQLASATANVGSARAQFFPSIQLTGSGGYQSAALASLFQPNAAFFSLVGGLTQPIFDGGRIQGNFELTQARQDELLQTYRKTVVQSFADVDNALVAIRQTTERLRLQREVVRASKRAFELSEQQLRAGTADIVTVLNTQLTLFQAEDVLSQAQLARLQAIISLYQALGGGWEPKMERPVNAL
- a CDS encoding cyclopropane-fatty-acyl-phospholipid synthase family protein; translation: MSDLIVLTPENVDKALPDLPRIVRLALGFGSRLRRGTLDVTLPDGRRVRLGGMEPGPAAEMTITSYAFASRLVNGGDIGIAEAYLHREWDTPDLTQFLYLFCVNHDLIQMMLGNNPLMRFVQIVRHWFNRNTKRQARKNIYAHYDIGNAFYSAWLDPSMTYSSAIFEDGAQDLTAAQNNKYRRLAEAIDLKPGQKVLEIGCGWGGFAEYAAKNYGAHVTGLTISTEQRDFARKRMQNAGLGDKVEIKFQDYRDERGQYDRIASIEMIEAVGEQFWPQYFSQLRDRLLPGGLIGIQAITIQDKFFQTYRREVDFIQRYVFPGGMLPSPEILKSLGARYGVPVIKERIFGLDYAKTLATWRDSFRAAWPSLTPLGFDDRFRRLWEYYLAYCEAGFLSGNIDVRQVVFAKAP
- a CDS encoding cysteine synthase A, whose amino-acid sequence is MTFNKDVVEAIGNTPLIKLKRASELTGCTILGKAEFMNPGQSVKDRAGKWMILEAEKHGDLKPGGLIVESTAGNTGIGLAVVASARGYRTLIVIPETQSQEKKDMLRLNGAELIEVPALPFANPNNYQHVGRRLADQLRKTEPNGVLFADQWNNLDNAKAHYESTGPEIWEQTGGKVDGFISAVGTGGTLAGTSRYLKEKNNNIVTACADPNGFAMYNWFKHGEAKSTPGDSITEGIGIGRVTPVIETAKVDTAFLIPDEEAVAVIYDLLQHEGLCLGGSTGINIAGAIRLAKELGPGKTIVTLLCDSGGRYQSKLFNPDFMRSKNLPVPAWLETKSDISVPFEKV
- a CDS encoding amino acid ABC transporter ATP-binding protein; the protein is MSVSVNPIVSVAGLNKWFGDFHVLRDIDLAVGRSERIVICGPSGSGKSTLIRCINALEEFQEGRITVDGIELGPNLRRIDDIRRDVGMVFQSFNLFPHLTVLENCTLAPIWVRHMPKKDADAAAMKYLERVRIPDKANAYPGQLSGGQQQRVAIARALTMTPKVMLFDEPTSALDPEMVKEVLDTMVDLAGEGMTMLVVTHEMGFAREVASRVVFMDAGQIIEANTPDKFFANPQHARTKLFLSQILR
- a CDS encoding amino acid ABC transporter permease, translating into MSNTSFVARELVAERAAPVRSTGFVGFVQTRLLNSPTNILLTVVSLLLLWFTIAPTVKFLLIDAVWQGQDRTACLPENVGHAVGACWPFVQAKFTQFIYGFYPEPERWRVNLTFLLGALLLLPLLIPRLPAKSVNAGLFFLAFPVVAFFLLYGGGINGFGISWAADFLSTVAVHITEIGRRLRSMGLLSDIAVFGDLLRLIGNGIVAFGDGLQLVALPFDWLRNEGVNRGEPVWFELAATTITVSLLVFLSNGHVRNGWRALASTIFIFIGVAAVIALLRLDRGGLPIVDTRLWGGLLVTLVVSITGIVTSMPVGIALALGRRSTIPLIRLFSIAFIEFWRGVPLITVLFFATYMLPLFLPGNFTVDGLVRALIGIALFAGAYNAEVIRGGLQAIPRGQAEAASALGLSWWKTTRLVVMPQALRHVIPGLVNSFIALLKDTSLVSIVALFDLLGQLRASFADPNWSTPTTLFTGFAFTGIMYFVMCFGISRYSLFVEHRLNVHRRS
- a CDS encoding ABC transporter permease subunit; translated protein: MATSTEARKPPLQLVAKLRRVLGGQAGWSGFVLQIVFVAALVWIGYEIVENARSNLAAQKIASGFGFLSNTAGFAVSQALIPYSESDTYLQVFFVGLVNTLVVSLIGIFFATIIGFIVGLGRMSPNWLLARIAGGYVELIRNLPLLFQILFWYLAVLATLPQPRQSISLLDSFFLSNRGFGLPKPIGTEAFTAFAVAVIVAIIAALVLRVYARQQLFAKGRVIAVWPATLGLLVGLPLLTALVLGTPVTFEYPVLRGFNFSGGLRVLPEFVALTLALSTYTAAFIAEIVRAGVQSVHKGQSEAGASLGLSRGATLRLIVVPQAMRVILPPLTNQYLNLTKNSSLAVAIGYPDLVSVFAGTTMSQTGQAIEIIAITMAVYLVISLVTSAIMSAYGWRISRSMGA
- a CDS encoding amino acid ABC transporter substrate-binding protein yields the protein MKRATLMFSLALAASLTAQGASAQTLKTVKDRGMLSCGVTQGLPGFSAPDDKGNWVGFDVDLCRGIAAAIFNDATKVKYVPLSAKDRFTALQSGEIDVLSRNTTWTLSRDTSLGVNFAGINYYDGQGFLVRKALKVNSALELNSASICLQTGTTNEQNVADYFKGNNMKYEVIAFSTADETIKAYESGRCDVFTADLSQLYAERLKLTVPADHAVLPEVISKEPLGPLVRHGDDQWLDVVRWTLFAMINAEELGITQKNVDDQAKSDKPELKRIFGTDGNLGETLGLTKDWFARIIKATGNYGEVFDRNVGAGSKLGISRGLNQLWNKGGIQYAPPIR